From the Peromyscus leucopus breed LL Stock chromosome 8b, UCI_PerLeu_2.1, whole genome shotgun sequence genome, one window contains:
- the Grn gene encoding progranulin: MPPRERGPRSRQIMWILVSWLAFVAGLVAGTQCPDGQLCSIACCPDPGGAKYSCCNPLLETLPVVMSHPLSGSCQSHSHCPSGYSCLRTVSGTSSCCPFPQGISCGDGFNCCPPGFHCSTNGTACFRKSGNSVGAIQCPDSKFECPDSSTCCIMIDGSWGCCPIPQASCCEDRVHCCPQGSTCDLAHTRCISSVGTHELLRKFPAQRTNRAVDWHDSVVCPDAQTQCPDDSTCCELPTGKYGCCPMPNAICCSDHLHCCPHDTVCDLIQSKCLAKDYTTDFLTRLHGYPVIEVKCDMEVSCPDGYTCCHLITGAWGCCPFTKAVCCDDHVHCCPTGFECHTETGTCEMGALHLPWMKKISAFPSPLHPQVFTSDVPCDDFTTCPPGNTCCRLSSGDWGCCPVPEAVCCLDHEHCCPHGFTCTAEGYCQDGDRIVASLEKIPAHHTSMSLSEDNSCDQHISCPVGQTCCPSLKEGWACCQLPHAVCCEDHQHCCPAGYTCNVKARTCEKEVDSVQPAARLTLGPHIGGVECGEGHFCHDDQTCCRSHREEWACCPYLKGTCCVDGRHCCPVGFHCSSKGTKCLLQKKTFRWDMFLSNPAPRPLL; the protein is encoded by the exons ATGCCTCCCAGGGAGCGCGGACCCCGAAGCAG GCAGATCATGTGGATCCTGGTAAGCTGGCTGGCCTTTGTGGCAGGACTGGTGGCTGGAACACAGTGTCCAGATGGTCAGCTCTGCTCTATTGCCTGCTGCCCGGACCCGGGGGGAGCCAAGTACAGCTGCTGCAACCCTCTTCTG GAAACATTGCCTGTCGTAATGAGCCATCCTCTAAGTGGCTCCTGTCAGAGCCATAGCCACTGCCCTTCTGGCTACTCGTGTCTCCGCACTGTGTCCGGGACTTCCAGTTGCTGCCCCTTTCCTCAG GGTATATCTTGTGGTGATGGCTTCAACTGCTGCCCCCCGGGCTTCCACTGTAGTACAAATGGGACAGCCTGCTTCCGAAAATCAG GTAACTCCGTGGGTGCTATCCAGTGCCCGGATAGCAAATTCGAATGTCCCGACTCCTCTACCTGCTGCATTATGATTGATGGTTCCTGGGGGTGCTGCCCCATTCCCCAG gcttcttgctgtgaAGACAGAGTACACTGCTGTCCCCAAGGGTCCACCTGTGACCTGGCTCACACACGATGCATCAGTTCTGTGGGCACCCACGAGCTATTAAGGAAATTCCCTGCACAAAGGACCAACAgggcag TGGATTGGCATGATTCCGTGGTGTGTCCGGATGCACAGACCCAGTGCCCCGATGATTCTACCTGCTGCGAGCTGCCCACTGGGAAGTATGGCTGCTGTCCAATGCCTAAT GCTATCTGTTGTTCCGACCATCTGCACTGCTGTCCCCACGACACGGTATGTGACCTGATCCAGAGTAAGTGCCTGGCCAAGGACTACACCACGGACTTCCTGACCAGGCTGCATGGCTATCCAG TGATAGAGGTGAAGTGCGACATGGAGGTGAGCTGCCCGGATGGATACACTTGCTGCCACCTCATCACTGGGGCCTGGGGCTGCTGTCCCTTCACCAAG GCCGTGTGCTGTGACGACCATGTCCACTGCTGCCCGACAGGGTTCGAGTGTCACACAGAGACGGGCACCTGTGAAATGGGAGCCCTCCACCTGCCCTGGATGAAGAAGATCTCAGCCTTTCCCAGCCCGCTGCACCCACAAGTCTTCACGAGTGATGTCCCTTGTGACGACTTCACTACCTGCCCTCCTGGCAATACCTGCTGCAGACTCAGTTCTGGGGACTGGGGCTGTTGTCCTGTCCCAGAG GCTGTCTGCTGCTTAGACCACGAACATTGCTGCCCCCACGGCTTTACGTGTACAGCCGAGGGGTACTGTCAAGATGGAGACAGAATAGTGGCTAGCCTGGAGAAGATACCCGCCCACCACACATCCATGTCCCTAAGTGAGGATAACAGTTGTGATCAGCACATCAGCTGCCCAGTAGGCCAGACCTGCTGCCCTAGCCTGAAGGAAGGCTGGGCCTGCTGCCAGTTGCCCCAT GCCGTGTGCTGTGAGGATCACCAGCATTGCTGCCCAGCTGGGTACACCTGCAACGTGAAGGCCAGAACCTGTGAGAAGGAGGTGGACTCCGTCCAGCCTGCTGCCCGCCTGACCCTCGGCCCTCACATTGGGGGTGTGGAGTGTGGCGAGGGGCATTTCTGCCACGATGACCAGACCTGTTGTAGAAGCCACCGAGAAGAGTGGGCCTGCTGTCCCTACCTAAAG GGTACCTGCTGTGTAGACGGGCGTCACTGTTGCCCCGTTGGCTTCCACTGCTCGTCTAAGGGAACCAAGTGTTTGCTTCAAAAGAAGACCTTTCGCTGGGACATGTTTTTGAGTAATCCAGCCCCAAGACCGCTGCTGTAA